Proteins from one Embleya scabrispora genomic window:
- a CDS encoding NUDIX hydrolase — protein MTQTGTGIQTWAEADLPEWLRPVARAARTVTPEQLSRFLPPAEGGRRSAVLILFGEGPEGPDLLLLQRAATLRSHAGQAAFPGGSVDPGDDGPEGTALREAQEEVGLDPAGVRIFGRLPDLYIPVSDFVVTPVLGWWHRESEVAPGAPEEVARVLRVSIAELADPANRVRLRHPGGHLGPAFEVQDLVVWGFTAGLIDRVLHHTGWERPWDPRREIALSDAEDRLARRGFDPYEETASEPGG, from the coding sequence ACCGGGACCGGGATCCAGACCTGGGCCGAGGCCGATCTGCCGGAGTGGCTGCGCCCGGTGGCGCGCGCCGCCCGGACGGTCACCCCCGAACAACTCAGCCGCTTCCTGCCGCCCGCCGAGGGCGGCCGGCGCTCCGCCGTACTGATCCTGTTCGGCGAGGGCCCCGAAGGACCCGACCTGCTGCTGCTCCAGCGTGCCGCGACGCTGCGCTCACACGCGGGCCAGGCCGCCTTCCCCGGCGGCTCGGTGGATCCGGGCGACGACGGGCCCGAGGGCACCGCGCTGCGCGAGGCGCAGGAGGAGGTCGGGCTCGACCCCGCCGGGGTGCGGATCTTCGGCCGACTGCCCGACCTGTACATCCCCGTCAGCGACTTCGTGGTCACGCCCGTGCTCGGCTGGTGGCACCGGGAGAGCGAGGTGGCCCCGGGCGCGCCCGAGGAGGTCGCGCGGGTGTTGCGGGTGTCCATCGCCGAACTCGCCGACCCGGCCAACCGGGTCCGGCTGCGGCATCCCGGCGGCCATCTGGGACCGGCGTTCGAGGTGCAGGACCTGGTGGTCTGGGGGTTCACCGCGGGGCTGATCGACCGGGTGCTGCACCACACCGGGTGGGAGCGGCCGTGGGACCCCCGGCGGGAGATCGCCCTGTCCGACGCCGAGGATCGACTGGCGCGGCGCGGCTTCGATCCGTACGAGGAGACTGCGTCGGAGCCTGGGGGATGA
- a CDS encoding MarP family serine protease, translating into MNVLDLLLLAAAVAFAISGYRQGFIVGVLSFLGFIGGGVFGMWLVPSLLNRFEPGLGPSIAAICVVLVLATALQALTTAAGNRLRRQLTWRPARLVDAAGGAIVSVCALLIVVWLIGSSVAGASMPTVSREVRSSQVLGGVQKVLPRGADTWFSSFGNLLDRNGFPQVFSPFVREDIPQVPPPDPKLLSMPAVRDSQDKIVKIVGTAKSCGKVIEGSGFVYAPQRVMTNAHVVGGVRKPTVQIGGEGRAYEAEVVLYDWKRDIAVLKVPGLKATPLLFEPKVESGADAIVAGFPENGAFHVEAARVRARIQAGGPDIYKRGTVSRDVYSLYAKVRQGNSGGPLISPNGKVAGVIFAKSLDDESTGYALTVEEVRADAEAGAVADRPVDTQSCAM; encoded by the coding sequence GTGAATGTCCTGGACCTGTTGCTGCTCGCCGCCGCGGTGGCCTTCGCCATCTCCGGATACCGGCAGGGCTTCATCGTCGGCGTGCTCTCGTTCCTGGGCTTCATCGGCGGCGGCGTGTTCGGCATGTGGCTGGTGCCCTCGCTGCTGAACCGGTTCGAGCCGGGGCTCGGGCCCTCGATCGCGGCGATCTGCGTCGTGCTCGTGCTGGCCACCGCGCTCCAGGCGTTGACCACCGCGGCCGGCAACCGACTGCGCCGCCAACTCACCTGGCGACCGGCGCGCCTGGTGGACGCGGCCGGCGGCGCGATCGTGAGCGTGTGCGCGCTGTTGATCGTGGTGTGGCTGATCGGCTCCTCCGTCGCGGGCGCGTCGATGCCCACCGTCTCGCGCGAGGTGCGCTCGTCCCAGGTGCTCGGCGGCGTGCAGAAGGTGTTGCCCCGGGGCGCGGACACCTGGTTCTCCTCGTTCGGCAACCTGCTCGATCGCAACGGCTTTCCGCAGGTGTTCAGTCCGTTCGTGCGCGAGGACATCCCGCAGGTGCCGCCGCCGGACCCCAAGTTGTTGTCGATGCCCGCGGTCCGGGACAGCCAGGACAAGATCGTCAAGATCGTCGGCACCGCGAAGAGTTGCGGCAAGGTGATCGAGGGCTCCGGCTTCGTCTACGCGCCGCAGCGGGTGATGACCAACGCGCACGTGGTCGGCGGCGTGCGCAAGCCGACCGTGCAGATCGGCGGCGAGGGCCGGGCGTACGAGGCGGAGGTCGTGCTCTACGACTGGAAGCGCGACATCGCGGTGCTCAAGGTGCCCGGACTCAAGGCCACCCCACTGCTGTTCGAGCCCAAGGTGGAGAGCGGCGCGGACGCGATCGTGGCGGGCTTCCCGGAGAACGGCGCCTTCCACGTCGAGGCCGCGCGCGTGCGGGCCCGGATCCAGGCCGGCGGTCCGGACATCTACAAGCGCGGCACGGTCAGTCGCGACGTCTACTCGCTCTACGCGAAGGTCCGCCAGGGCAACTCCGGCGGACCGCTGATCTCGCCGAACGGCAAGGTCGCCGGGGTGATCTTCGCCAAGTCGCTCGACGACGAGTCCACCGGATACGCGCTCACCGTCGAGGAGGTCCGCGCGGACGCCGAGGCGGGCGCGGTCGCCGACCGCCCCGTGGACACGCAGAGTTGCGCGATGTGA
- a CDS encoding alpha/beta fold hydrolase: protein MTVPESTVVNVAGPWTHRDIAANGARFHIAETGEGPVVLLLHGFPQFWWTWRYQMQALARAGYRAVAMDLRGYGGSDRTPRGYDPITLALDVTGVIRSLGEPDAIVVGHDLGAYLGWTAAVLRPKVVRRLVAVSMPHPRRLRGALLTDRHQMAASSHIFGFQRPWVPERQLIRDDAAMVGDMLRAWSAPGRPVDESFTRYRQAMLVPGTAHCAAEHYRWLIRSIPRPDGIQYSARMKAPVEVPTLHLHGALDPVILPRTAAGSGRYVEAPYRWRLLDGVGHFPHEEQPAMFTEELLGWLKDPEPER, encoded by the coding sequence ATGACGGTTCCCGAGAGCACCGTGGTCAACGTGGCCGGGCCCTGGACGCACCGCGACATCGCCGCCAACGGCGCGCGGTTCCACATCGCCGAGACGGGCGAGGGACCGGTCGTGCTGCTGCTGCACGGATTCCCGCAGTTCTGGTGGACCTGGCGGTACCAGATGCAGGCGTTGGCCCGGGCCGGCTACCGCGCGGTCGCGATGGACCTGCGCGGCTACGGCGGCAGCGACCGCACCCCGCGCGGCTACGATCCGATCACCCTGGCCCTGGACGTGACCGGGGTGATCCGCTCACTCGGCGAGCCGGACGCGATCGTGGTCGGCCACGACCTGGGCGCCTACCTGGGGTGGACCGCCGCGGTGTTGCGGCCCAAGGTGGTCCGCCGACTGGTCGCGGTGTCGATGCCGCACCCCCGGCGACTGCGCGGCGCGCTGCTGACGGACCGTCACCAGATGGCGGCGAGTTCGCACATCTTCGGTTTCCAGCGGCCGTGGGTGCCCGAGCGGCAACTGATCCGCGACGACGCGGCGATGGTGGGCGACATGCTGCGCGCGTGGTCGGCGCCGGGCCGGCCGGTCGACGAGTCGTTCACCCGCTATCGCCAGGCGATGCTGGTGCCGGGCACCGCGCACTGCGCGGCCGAGCACTACCGGTGGCTGATCCGCTCCATCCCGCGCCCGGACGGCATCCAGTACTCGGCCCGGATGAAGGCTCCCGTCGAGGTGCCCACGCTGCATCTGCACGGCGCCCTCGATCCGGTGATCCTGCCGCGCACGGCGGCCGGTTCCGGGCGCTACGTGGAGGCGCCGTACCGCTGGCGACTGCTGGACGGCGTCGGGCACTTCCCGCACGAGGAACAACCCGCGATGTTCACCGAGGAACTGCTGGGCTGGCTGAAGGATCCGGAACCCGAGCGTTGA
- a CDS encoding phage holin family protein, with protein sequence MAGTDRSPAQDVPVDAQRSLGELFSSASKDMSTLVRSEIALAKSEVKVSVVNVAKGGGAFGAAAFVGVFAFVFLSFAVVYGIHALGLGVAWSFLIVGGFYLLLAGALGYYGIASFKKVRPPERTITTTQDTITTLKNVG encoded by the coding sequence ATGGCAGGCACCGACAGGTCCCCGGCCCAGGACGTGCCCGTCGACGCACAGCGATCCCTCGGCGAGCTGTTCTCGTCCGCCAGCAAGGACATGTCCACCCTGGTGCGCAGCGAGATCGCGCTCGCCAAGAGCGAGGTCAAGGTCAGCGTGGTCAACGTCGCGAAGGGCGGCGGCGCGTTCGGCGCGGCGGCCTTCGTCGGCGTGTTCGCGTTCGTCTTCCTGAGCTTCGCGGTCGTGTACGGAATCCACGCCCTCGGACTGGGTGTGGCGTGGAGCTTCCTGATCGTCGGCGGCTTCTACCTGCTGCTCGCGGGCGCGCTCGGGTACTACGGGATCGCGTCGTTCAAGAAGGTCCGGCCGCCGGAGCGCACGATCACCACCACCCAGGACACGATCACCACGCTCAAGAACGTCGGCTGA